The stretch of DNA AAAACCCAGCGGTAACCATGTAAACGGTACCACTTACGCCATAAGCTAAATAGATCAGAATGGTAGAGACTTTGACAAATAGCTCGAAAGCTTTAGCGAACATTAGTCTTATCCAATTTAAGTTGGGTTCATTGCCATCTCTACTTTTCATAATATGTTTTATCACAGGTGAAGAGTAAAATACAATGATGTTATGAAACTTTCCAAGCAACCCTAATTTACCAGTATCCTTATATGCTATTAATGTCGTGCCACCAGAACCAAATATCTTGGCAAATTTCCAGTATCCCACGATTTCGATTATAAAATCATTCTCTGAAAAGGTCATTGAATTGAACCCGCTCCTTAATATGTTGTATACGGAAAATGGGAATAAAATTAGCCCAATAAAGTAATCtaaaatgaataaatttCTAAGAAAAGTTCTGAGAGGGCTCTGCTGCCTTGCTGTGAATGGGGAATCGGCCGTATTGGCGTTGGTGGCTCTTATAGTGTCTGCATTGATTCCTCCATTTCCGTTTGTGGTTGCATCCATATTAGCTGCTCTATTTATATTTGAAGTAGAACTCATATTCCTCCTAAGGGAGTTAAATATTCCATCGATTGCTTGCTGTACATCCTGCTGTAGTTCTTGCTGAGATTGCTCGGTTACAGGTGAAGGCTCTCTACTATGCCTCGTTTCCGATTCTTCTAGAAATCGCTGAAACAGataatcatcattatcGTCTCTTTCTGTCCAATTACTGCGGCGATGATTTTGAGGCCTCGCCATTTTTTCTCACTAAATGCTTGTGAGGATGTATGCGTTTGATTCGGTGTCTCTTTAATCATATTCCCGAATCGACCCTATTTGAAGGTAGAGGGAGTTGTTTCCTCTCACTATTGTTATAAAAGATCATCAATGACGGAAACTAATAtgcaatgaaaaaatgagaagTTTACATGAATATGAAGATTAACTGCACAGCAATGTTGTTGACCCTTGGTATTCGCACACACTAAGCCAACATAGGTTCgttcaatttttaaaaagaagatggtCCGGCCTCAGAATGTTCACTGGTTTATCGCTAcaattgtatttttcatcGGATTTGTACACGCTAATACAGAATCAATCTTATATAAGGTTCCTCACAACTTTCCCCTCAAAAAACCAAGAGACAGCTCTACTTATGCAAGAGATGTAAACTTGATATCTTCCATATCACTATCGGGAGAAGCAATGAGTCAGATCACTATCGAGGCCAATACCACTGACTTGGAGTTGCATAATACTACGTATATTGAACTGGCGGACTTACAGCGAGACGAAACATATCAGATTAAAGTGTGTTGGTCAGCAATACATCCAATTTCCATTAATAATCTCCAAACTATCACAATACCACGTTTCACTGAATTTCAGGGAACTAAGTCAGACTACGCGAGAATACTAGTGACTTTCCAGGTCTTGTCTGACTCGTATCCTAGTGAGCATGCCATGGTTCCAATACAAGTCTCATTAATCACCACTCGGCTAGGTATCCCCGTGGATATTTACCCAACATTAATCGTTATGGTGCTATTAGTAGCAGGGCTTGTTGTTACCCGGGCACCACACGTATTGAACGATCTTTTGCTGAAATTTTAGTATGGAAGCCTGAGCCCCCTTTGGCTGGATAGCTTGGCCTCATCACAACTAGAACGTAAAAAAGTCCATTAACCATCAAATGCTTCTCATTAAAGTGGGTATTTTTATCGAAAGAAAGGGACCTGAATATCTAACTCGCCGCTATGTCGAATGAAAACTTATCTCCCAATAGTAGTAACCCAGATTTAACTAAACTGAATAACGGCGAAAGCGGAACTATTGATACCAGCAAATTCTCGCCCAACGAAATGAAGCTATACAAAATGTACGGAAAGCTGccatcaaagaaagatatttttaagCATACCAtgcagaaaagaaaatatttcgACAGTGGTGATTACGCTTTGCAGAAAGCTGGCATTCAAAACAATGATCCAATAAACTATGGAAAGAATAACCTGCCATTAACAAATCCCAGCAAACTACGAGaagatataataaaaagaaggataAGCACTTGTCCGTCAACTGCCTCAACCGCTGGTGTAGTAGATAATGCGACGTTGATACAAAAGGAGGGAAGTATATCGAGTGGACCACCATCGTCTAATAACGGTACTATTGGAGGTGGTAGTACAAGTTCAACGCCAGTGGGGAACCACAGCTCTTCGTCGTCCAGTTTGTATACTGAATCACCCATTAGATAAATAGACAACCTGtacttttttatatttttttaggGAAAGAGAAGGGTCTCTTATATTTAACGCTTATTATGTGATTTCTCGAAATGTCAAGTGTTACAGCCATATGGCTGACTGTGTTTACGTTAATTAGTTATATATAAACGATAAGCCATTCTGATGTTATCTTCTTGTACTTCtaattaataatatttactCGTCAGAATTTCGACTTTAATGAGAATATAGATATCTTCCTAGTTTTCCAAACATTAGAGAACcaaggaaataaaaatccatgaaatataaaaattggGAACCGTCGATAATATCTTTGTAGCAAGAGATACAACAACCCACCCCAATGCAGATGCAGCTCATTAACATGGATATTGAGCCGTCAAAAAACAACCACAGTATAATATTCAGAAGCCCCCATGCCCCTGCCGCCTGCAAAGAGGAGTTCCACTGTATTTTCCTGATCCCAAATGTGACTCCCAACATGGCATTGATACTTCTAATAACAGAGGTCAAACTGTCATGGTGGACAGAGCTCTTAACAACCTctgtttgaaaaatattatccAGAATTGGTACAACAGAACCAAATAACAGTCCTTCAACACCGTAGCCTAACCAGTTTGGCAGAACCCCATTGGATAGCCAGTTACAAAGTTTGACACCCAGTAGAAGGGGTCTCGATGCAAAATCTGGATGTAAGAGATGATTATCGTGCAAGTTTCTGGACAGTTCATGATATGCGAAACCGCTCAATGACAAAATTAATACAGCTTGCAggtaatgaagaatattttgacgAGTTTGTCTGGTTCTTGACGGAAAGTTTTCGTGAATGGATGATGCTGATAAAATCCTTTCCAAATTATTAGAAGATACTGTGTTCCTTGGCAGCGAGCCGCCAACCTTATGGGCCAAGTAAAAAGTCGAATCAATAGTTTGATCTCTACTATATTTGGTAGAATCTATAGAGACAGAGCGTTTCAATTCTTCGTAAATTTCGTTATCTTCCGATCTCACGACGTCATCATCATATAATGAATAAAGCTGCGGTTTAGTCAGAGAGCAGATTGATTCGGTGCTCTTCTTTGGATCCGGTTCTCCTCTATTGGCCATTCTGTATgctgttttctttgagAAATACTTTGTCGTTTATCTTCGTCCttgtcttctttttggtCCTTTGTGTTTGAGTGCTTTccaaactttttctttacctTTTGCACGCCAACTACTATGCCCTTTATTGCAAATAAAATAGGTACTACAATAAGCCCTATCATCAATGTTGAGCTGTCAACTAGAAGTTTAAGGAAAAGAACATCTCGAAGTTTAGTAATTTCCTTGCtttcatattttaaatGTCTAGCTAATTTCGTATCTACCCTTTATCTCATGCcgataaaaagaaaagttccCCCCTCGTGGCCAGCGACGTTCGTATATACATAAAACTGCCTCACCCTCCTTTCGGTGGCAAAAGCATGTTCTACAAATGAGTATAAAGATGTAATAAGAGCTTGTACAAGCAAGGACTCGAGCTAGGGCGGAAGTGTGACAACAGTGAGCTATAGGCACATTGTAGTGTACATCTACTGCAAGAGCTTGCATTAATTTtgatataaaaaaaaggaccATCAACTAATTTTTGCTATATTTAAGAATGTCGGCGGCTATCGAAAAAGAAACCGGAATGTTGGATGTAGGAAAGCACTGTGCATATTGTAGACAACTAGACTTCCTACCTTTCCATTGTTCGTTTTGCAATGAAGATTTCTGCTCGAACCATAGACTTAAGGAAGATCACCACTGTAGGTGGTTGCTAGAGCATGAAGAAGTTCataaaactgaaaaaagtCCTAGCAAAAGCCGGGATGGCTCAAGTTCTAACGATGAAGCATATTTCAAGAGTCTGTTACCTGAGAGGGCCAGTGTTAGAATCCAGAGAGTAAGTGAAACAAGAGAGCCTTTGAGAGGTTCTAACACTGCCAAAGTGAGCTCTACTTTGAACTCAAAGACATTAGACAAAATATTTAAGTTCTTCCAAAGGaatgagaa from Saccharomyces cerevisiae S288C chromosome XIV, complete sequence encodes:
- the ASI2 gene encoding Asi2p (Subunit of the inner nuclear membrane Asi ubiquitin ligase complex; the Asi complex targets both misfolded proteins of the inner nuclear membrane-associated degradation (INMAD) pathway and inner for ubiquitin-mediated degradation; acts with Asi1p and Asi3p to ensure the fidelity of SPS-sensor signaling by targeting latent unprocessed forms of Stp1p and Stp2p, maintaining the repressed state of gene expression in the absence of inducing amino acids), whose protein sequence is MARPQNHRRSNWTERDDNDDYLFQRFLEESETRHSREPSPVTEQSQQELQQDVQQAIDGIFNSLRRNMSSTSNINRAANMDATTNGNGGINADTIRATNANTADSPFTARQQSPLRTFLRNLFILDYFIGLILFPFSVYNILRSGFNSMTFSENDFIIEIVGYWKFAKIFGSGGTTLIAYKDTGKLGLLGKFHNIIVFYSSPVIKHIMKSRDGNEPNLNWIRLMFAKAFELFVKVSTILIYLAYGVSGTVYMVTAGFFFVLCLLFTVIRRYKGVHRMLVSQRITGPGVF
- the NSG2 gene encoding Nsg2p (Protein involved in regulation of sterol biosynthesis; specifically stabilizes Hmg2p, one of two HMG-CoA isoenzymes that catalyze the rate-limiting step in sterol biosynthesis; homolog of mammalian INSIG proteins; NSG2 has a paralog, NSG1, that arose from the whole genome duplication), with the protein product MANRGEPDPKKSTESICSLTKPQLYSLYDDDVVRSEDNEIYEELKRSVSIDSTKYSRDQTIDSTFYLAHKVGGSLPRNTVSSNNLERILSASSIHENFPSRTRQTRQNILHYLQAVLILSLSGFAYHELSRNLHDNHLLHPDFASRPLLLGVKLCNWLSNGVLPNWLGYGVEGLLFGSVVPILDNIFQTEVVKSSVHHDSLTSVIRSINAMLGVTFGIRKIQWNSSLQAAGAWGLLNIILWLFFDGSISMLMSCICIGVGCCISCYKDIIDGSQFLYFMDFYFLGSLMFGKLGRYLYSH
- a CDS encoding uncharacterized protein (hypothetical protein; well conserved across Saccharomyces species; added to genome annotation based on proteomic, translation, and evolutionary evidence), which encodes MIGLIVVPILFAIKGIVVGVQKVKKKFGKHSNTKDQKEDKDEDKRQSISQRKQHTEWPIEENRIQRRAPNQSAL
- the IGO1 gene encoding phosphatase regulator (Protein required for initiation of the G0 program; prevents degradation of nutrient-regulated mRNAs via the 5'-3' mRNA decay pathway; phosphorylation (S63) by Rim15p increases interaction with and inhibition of PP2A-Cdc55 for timely mitotic progression; can also activate PP2A-Cdc55 complexes and influence Cdc55p localization along with Igo2p; GFP protein localizes to the cytoplasm and nucleus; IGO1 has a paralog, IGO2, that arose from the whole genome duplication), coding for MSNENLSPNSSNPDLTKLNNGESGTIDTSKFSPNEMKLYKMYGKLPSKKDIFKHTMQKRKYFDSGDYALQKAGIQNNDPINYGKNNLPLTNPSKLREDIIKRRISTCPSTASTAGVVDNATLIQKEGSISSGPPSSNNGTIGGGSTSSTPVGNHSSSSSSLYTESPIR
- the PGA1 gene encoding Pga1p (Essential component of GPI-mannosyltransferase II; complex is responsible for second mannose addition to GPI precursors as a partner of Gpi18p; required for maturation of Gas1p and Pho8p; has synthetic genetic interactions with secretory pathway genes); the protein is MVRPQNVHWFIATIVFFIGFVHANTESILYKVPHNFPLKKPRDSSTYARDVNLISSISLSGEAMSQITIEANTTDLELHNTTYIELADLQRDETYQIKVCWSAIHPISINNLQTITIPRFTEFQGTKSDYARILVTFQVLSDSYPSEHAMVPIQVSLITTRLGIPVDIYPTLIVMVLLVAGLVVTRAPHVLNDLLLKF